GGGCTTTTTTTTGAGGCTGTGTTCAATAAACTGTTGTTGAAATGAGGCTCGTCCGCCGGGTGGACACCTTGTGTAGGGATCGCAAAATATGAAGATATCAAGGCGAAAGTTCGTAGTTGCCGCCCCGCTTGCGGCCGGAATGTTGGTACAGATGAATTCGGTAGCGTCGGCTCAGTTTGCCATCGCCGGTTCTCCGGATGCGGCTGTTGCTCCATTTTCGTGGGACAGTTTTTATCCGTACTTGACCACATCATTTACTTTTCGCGACGCTGCGGATATGCCGGTTGAGATGCGGCTTATGCAGATGACCGACAACCGTACGCCGCAGACGGCGGCCGAAGGCGAGTGTTTCTCATTGATATTTACGGGGCCGGCCAATCAACCGCTAAAGCACGGCGTTTATACGATCGAGCATTTTGCTCTCGGCACCATGAGCCTTCTTGTCACGCAGGGCGTCACGCGAAAGAGTGTCATCAGGTACGAAGCGATCATCAATCGAATGACGCCGATTCAAAAGAATACGGTTAGACGCTAGATTTACGGAGAAGTTAAAGATTATGGCCACTCCATTTATTGGACAGATAATGATGTTTGGAGGCAATTTCGCACCGCTCGGATGGGCATTTTGCGACGGATCACTGCAGGCGATCTCGCAGAATGAGACCTTGTTTGCGTTGATCGGTACTACCTATGGCGGCGATGGCCAGACGACGTTCGCCTTGCCCGATCTTCGCGGACGCATACCGATACATCAGGGCACCGGCCCCGGACTGAGTCAATATACGATCGGCCAATTGGGGGGAGTCGAAACTGTAACGCTGACGGCGGTCCAACTCGGCGGCCATACTCACGCCATTCAGGCAAACAACAAGTCGGGCAGTTCGGCATCGCCGGGCGGCAACATCGTCGCCGGTACTGCCGTCAATCCGTACTCGACCGGGACAGGCGACGTCAATATGGGGGCCGCGACCATTGGCGCCGCCGGCGGTTCGCAGCCGCACTCAAATATGATGCCGTTTTTGGCCGTTTCGTTCGTGATCTCATTGTTTGGTATTTTCCCCTCGCAGAACTGACGATCGCTTTGCACTTGAAGAAATAAATTATTATGTCAGAACCATTTATTGCCGAGATACAAATGTTTGCTTTTGCCTTTGCTCCCCGCGGATGGGCTTCGTGCAACGGGCAGCTTTTGCCCATAAATCAAAATCAGGCGCTGTTTTCACTGCTTGGAACGACGTATGGCGGCAATGGTCAGACCAACTTCGCATTGCCTGACCTGCGAAGCAGGACGCCCGTAAATCCCGGAACCGAGATCGTTTTAGGTCAAGTAGGCGGGGTTGAAACAGTCACGTTGTCGAACTCTGAGATACCCCAGCACACTCACACGCTCAACGCGTCTGCCGGAGCGATAACGGGCGGTTCGCCGTCGGGCACTTTCCTGACGACCCAACCGACGGATGCGATGTATACGATACCGGCAAATGCTAATGTCAGTATGGCGGGACAGGCGGCATCCAATGGCTCTCAGGCACACACAAATATACAGCCCTATTTGGTAGTCAATTTTTGCATTGCGCTACAAGGTATATTTCCGTCACGAAATTAAAAGGAGTTTTGAACTATGGCTGACCCGTTTGTTGCAGAGATCAAGATGTTTGGCGGTAATTTTCCGCCGCGAGGATATGCCTTTTGCGACGGGCAGTTACTTGCTATAGCGCAAAATACGGCGCTGTTTTCATTGGTCGGGACGATTTACGGCGGCAATGGCCAGAGCACCTTTGGGTTGCCGAATTTGCGTGACCGATCGCCTATGGGGTGGGGTAATGGCCCAGGATTGACAAATCGCTCTATTGGCGAATCTGACGGATCGCCCACCGTCACGCTACTTTCGAGCGAGATCGCGTCTCACACACATGTATTGCCGGCGACAAGTAGTTCGGGCTCAAGTGATAATCCGAACGGTGCCCGTTTTGGTACAAATGGCCGCGGTCGGTCGCCGATCTACTCGAGCACCGCGCCAAGCGTACCAATGTCGCCAACCGACATTGGCGGCGGCAGTCAACCCCATACCAATCGCCAACCCTACGCAGCAATTTATTTTATCATCGCCCTTCAAGGCATCTTTCCGCCTCGCAACTGAGCGGACGCCGAGATCAATTAGGATAATTTTCCGGACAATTCAGCCGACGGGAGCTAAAATTATGAGACCAAGCGGATCCAGATTACTCGCCACCAAATTCGTTTTCATCGCGGTCATTTCAGCCTCGGCCATTGCCGGCTTTGCTTATTTTCAAGGCATTTCTGTGCGCCCGGTAGGTGCCGTAAGTGATGCCGCCGGTGTCAGGCGATTTTCGCTCGCCGTTGATTCCGTCCGGCCCGAAATGGCGTCTGTAGATGATTCGCCCTGGCTCAATCTGCGTTCTGGTAAAGCTATCGGATCTGAGTATGCCGGTACCGAAGCGGCGATCAGTTTGTTTGAGAGTGGATCACTCCGGCCGTCGACGCTTATCGCCGTCGACGCCAATTTTGACGGACTTGCCGATGCCATTAGTGGGTTTAGCTCGGGCAACGGCGGTGTGATCACGCTACACCGAGCAGCCCGCGAGGCGTTTGCACCGGAATCACCGGAATCGCTTGCCGGCATCAAACGCGGCGAGTTTCCGTCGAGCTTCGAACGCGAAGCTGCCGTGATCGAGGTTCCCATAAGCCCTGATTTTATCGCCTCCGGCCGTTTTCGCTCGGATTCCGATCTCGACGTTGCTGTCGCGTCACGCAATTCATCCGACATCTACCTTATTCCGCTGGACGGAAAGGGCGGTTTCGGAACTCCGGTCAAGTTTGATGCCGGCGGCGACGTTACCGCGATGGCCGCAGATACGTTCGATCCGACAAAGGCCTTTGCAGGCATCATTCTTGGCACGCATCGCGATGCCGGTTTCCGGTTGATGATCGCCGATGGCACGACCGGTTTCGACCAGACCAAAATGCGTTCGATAGAGTTGCCGCAGCAAGTTGATTCACTCGTTTTGGCCAACCCAGATGGTTCTACGCTCGAAAAAGACCTCTTCATTCTCGGCGGCGGACAGTTGAGCCGGGTTGAAGGTATTGGCAAGAGCGGTTCAGACCCGGAAAGCATAGACCTACCGGTACGCGTCCGCGATTTTGCCGCCGGTGAATTTATCCGCGACCGCCGAGCCAAAGCCGAATTGGCTGTTTTGGGCGAAAATGGAGTCATTTATTACTTCAAAAACGGCCCGATCGATACGCGCCCGTTTACCGAGTCCGAGGTGCGTGAGAATTTTGCCAAAAACGGCCGCGGCCGTTCGCGTGTGGTCAATTCGACCGACACCGACAGTGCTCTGGCAAATAACTGGAGCATTGCCGAGGAAAAAGACCTTGGGATCATCAACCCGGCCCGCGAAACAGTGGCTCCGATACTCGTCCGCTCCCGTGTGACCGGCAACGAAACCGACGATCTGATCGTCATTGACCCGGCGGCAAATAGGGTCAAAGTGCTTTTCAAAGAGCCTAATTACGAGGCCGGCCGTTCGTCATTCACCGGCACGACCCAAGAGGGCGACCTCGGATTTGCCGGCGGCATTACTGCCGTGCTTCCAATGCGCTTAAGCGTTATGGGTCAGCAGGGGATCGCCGTGCTCGAAAGCGGCAAACTTGAGCCGACGCCGATCGTTTTCACACCGCAAGCGACATTTATAGTCTCCAAGACCGCCGACACCGCCGATGGCCTTTGTAACGCCGATTGTAGCCTGCGCGAAGCGATCGTCGCCGCCAACACGGCCGCCGGAGCCGATCTCATTGCATTTGCGCCAAACGGCACGCATCAGTTAACTATCGCGGGTGTAAATGAAAACGGCTCGGCAAACGGCGATCTGGACATAACTCAGGCGACGACCATTACCGGTAACGGTTCGCTTAACACGATCTTGCAGGCCGGCACGACCACGTCCAATGGTATCGACAAAGTGTTGTCGATCAACCCAGCTTTTACATCGGCATTTGCGACGAGTATTTCGGGAGTGACGATACGCTTTGGTCGAAACCCAAGTCCATTCGCGGGCGACGGCTTTGGCGGCGGATTTGACTGGGAAGCCAGCGGCACAGGCACCTTGTCGGTAACAAACTCCGAGATTTCAAGCAACAGTACGCTTGACGGCGACGGCGGCGGCGTAGTCGCGACCAACTCGAACGCCGGTGCCGGTGCGGTCACGATCAACAACACCGTGATTACGGGCAATGCTCCGGCCCGAACGGGTGGGGCTTCGCCCGCTGGCGGCGGCCTATTTGTCGGAACCACAACGCCGTATTTCATATCTCTATCAGGATTTTCGAGTAACACCGTCAATGGCTCGGGCGGCCAGGGACAGGGCGGCGGCATTTTCGCCTTCGGTCCGGGCGGAACCGGCGGCAATTCGACAATGTCCGGTTCGAGCGTTACGAGCAACACGGCTCCGAGCGACGCCGGCGGACTCTACACGACCCAGCGGATCGATATCAGCCCAACGGCCAACTTCGTCAGCAACACATCCGGAAGATTTGGCGGAGCGATCTTTATCAATCACGCGAGCTCGACATCCTCGGTCAGCAAAGCGGTCATCCGCAATAACTCGGCGACCACAACCGGCAGCGGTATTTATCTGGGTTCCTCAACGACGGCAAATGTTCTCAACGTCAGCTTTTCGCGCATCGTCAATAACACCGGTGCCGGGCTCAAGGGCCTCGCGACCGCCGGCGGAACAGCCAACGCCGAGAATAACTGGTGGGGCTGCAGCACGACACCGACCGCCGCACCGTGTGACACGGTCGGCAACACGGGCTTGGGCACGGTCGATGCAGATCCCTGGCTGCAGTTGCGGCTGACCGCATCGCCGTCAACTATAAATGTCGGCCAGACATCGGCGTTGACGGCTTCATTCCTACTCAACTCGGCGGGAAGCACGATCTCAACAAGCAATCTCGATACCCTGATCGGTATCAACGTCTCTTGGGGCGGAACGCTCGGTACAATATCGGGCTCGCAGAATACGATCCAGGCGAATGGTACGGCGACGGCGACCTACAATGCGACTACGGCCGGTCC
This is a stretch of genomic DNA from Chloracidobacterium sp.. It encodes these proteins:
- a CDS encoding phage tail protein, with the translated sequence MATPFIGQIMMFGGNFAPLGWAFCDGSLQAISQNETLFALIGTTYGGDGQTTFALPDLRGRIPIHQGTGPGLSQYTIGQLGGVETVTLTAVQLGGHTHAIQANNKSGSSASPGGNIVAGTAVNPYSTGTGDVNMGAATIGAAGGSQPHSNMMPFLAVSFVISLFGIFPSQN
- a CDS encoding phage tail protein, translated to MSEPFIAEIQMFAFAFAPRGWASCNGQLLPINQNQALFSLLGTTYGGNGQTNFALPDLRSRTPVNPGTEIVLGQVGGVETVTLSNSEIPQHTHTLNASAGAITGGSPSGTFLTTQPTDAMYTIPANANVSMAGQAASNGSQAHTNIQPYLVVNFCIALQGIFPSRN
- a CDS encoding phage tail protein; protein product: MADPFVAEIKMFGGNFPPRGYAFCDGQLLAIAQNTALFSLVGTIYGGNGQSTFGLPNLRDRSPMGWGNGPGLTNRSIGESDGSPTVTLLSSEIASHTHVLPATSSSGSSDNPNGARFGTNGRGRSPIYSSTAPSVPMSPTDIGGGSQPHTNRQPYAAIYFIIALQGIFPPRN